The window ACTCGCGTTTTATATATGGCTGCTCATCCAGATGATGAAAACACGCGCTTCATAGCCTATGTAGAAAATGGAAAAAAATTTGACGCTGGGTATTTATCCTTAACTCGTGGAGATGGAGGTCAAAATGTAATTGGACCTGAGCTCAGGGAAGGATTAGGATTAATAAGAACTCAAGAATTATTGAAAGCACGTTCAATAGATGGTGGACAGCAGTTTTTTACAAGAGCAAATGATTTTGGGTATTCAAAAAATCCAACTGAAGCTTTTAATAAATGGGGAAAAGAAAAATTATTATCAGATGCGGTATGGGTCATTAGAAATTTTCAACCTGATATAATTGTAACTCGCTTTAATGAAACTCCCGGTATCACACATGGTCATCATACTGCTTCGGCAATATTAGCTCATGAAGCCTTTGCAAAAGCAGGAGATAAAAATGCTTTTTCTGAGCAGCTAAAATGGGTAAATGTATGGCAGCCAAAAAAGATTTATTGGAATACTTCATCTTGGTTCTTCAGCAGAAATGGTGGCTTCGATGAAGATAAATATATTAGCGAAGATGTAGGAGGATATGATCCATTATTAGGGATTTCATATACTGAAATAGCCGCATTAAGTAGAAGTAGTCATAAATCCCAAGCTTTTGGTACTGCAGGTTCAAGAGGAGAAGAGGTAGAGTATTTCGAATATTGGGAAGGGTCTGATTCAAAGCAGAAATTATTTGCTGACATAGATAATAGTTGGTCAAAATTAAAGGGAGGGTCAGGTATTCAAAAAGAAATTGAAAAATTAATCAAGGAATTCAATCCCAAAAAGCCTGAAAATTCAATCAATCAACTTTTCACAATAAAGGATTTAATTGAGGAATTAGATGATTCTGCCATTAAAAAAGATAAATTAAAAGCCATAGAGGAGTTAATTATCAATTGTGCTGGATTGTACAATTTGTTCTACACTAGTAATCCTTATGGTTCACCCGAAGATAAAATCTCAGCAAATCTAGAATTAGTTAACCGTTCTTCAGCTGAAGTAGAATTTATTTCAGCTAGTTTGGCTAATGTTGAAGGTGTAAATAATGAATCAGTTGCACTTGAATACAATCAGGTTGAAATTAAGAAGCTAGTATTTAATATACCACAAGACTTCCCGTATTCAAACCCTTATTGGTTGAATGAGCCATCAGACAACGGTTTATACATTGTAAAAAATAAAGAACTAATTGGTAAACCTGAAAATGATCCTTCTTTCACAGCCACTGTTGTTTTGAAAATAAATGGCAAGGATTTTAAATTTAGTTCTCCATTAAAATTTAAATCTTCGGATAGAATTAAAGGGGAGATTATCCAGCCTTTTTATGTGGTACCACCAGTTTCAATTGAGTTTTTAGAGGAAGTATCAATTTATACTTCAAGTGGCCAAGAAAAAGAAATTTCTTTAAATATTAAATCATTGAAAGATAATGCTTCAGGTGAGCTAAGTTTAGACCTGCCAAAAGGATGGGAAATAGTAGAAAATGACAAAAAGCTAATGTTTGAAAATCTTCTTAAAGACAATTCTAAGACATTTAGCATAAAAATTAAATCAGGAACTAAGCCCGGAAAATTTTCTCTAAAGGCAACAGTACAGATAGGAAATGTTGAGGTCAACAAAAATGTGCAAGAAATTCAATACGATCATATTCCAAATCAAGTAATCATACAAAATGCGGAACAGCAATTGGTATTGGCTGATGTTCAAATTGCAGGTAGCAAAATAGGATATATTGAAGGTGCTGGAGATGCCGTAGATGAGGCCTTGAAAGCTATGGGTTATGAGGTTGAAAATATAGATATTGAATCTATTAGTGCTGAAGAGTTGCAAAAATATGATGCTATAATCGCAGGTATACGTGCTTATAATGTTAATGAAGCTTTACAGATCCATTATGGTAAAATGAATAATTATATGGAATCAGGAGGTGTTTATATGGTTCAATACAACACTACTTACAGTCTGCCTGATACTGATTTCTGGCCTTATCCATTAAATCTTTCTAGAGATAGAATTACTGTTGAGGAAACAGAAATGGAATTCATCAACCCTAAACATGAAGTATTGAATTACCCTAATAAAATTACAAATCAAGATTTTGAAGGTTGGGTTCAAGAGCGTGGTCTTTATTTTCCAAGTAATTGGGATTCTCATTATGAACCTATTTTAGTAGGGAATGATCCGGGTGAAACTCCAAAAAAGGGATCACTTTTAGTGGCAGATTATGGCAAAGGTAAGTTCGTTTATACTGGCCTAAGTTTCTTTAGAGAGCTACCAGCAGGAGTGCCTGGTGCATATCGCTTATTAGCAAATTTATTAGCCGCCAATCCTCAGCATTGATTATTTAAGTGCCATTAATCAATAATTTTACACGATTGGTCGATTAAACGTTTAAACACGGGAACAAAATATATACATTCGTGTTTAATGTTACAACAATACAAAGTGTAACAATTTATTAAGTAGTTAAATTTAAAGGTAAGATGAAGTTAGAAGAAGAAATTAAACAGTCGAAGTTCGAGACTGAAAGGCAAAAAGCCATTTTAAATGTTATCTATACTGCCAATTGGATTGGATCTGTTCAACATAAAATATTTAAAAAACATAAATTAACAGCACCTCAATATAATGTATTAAGAATATTAAGAGGCACATTTCCTGATCCATTAACTGTTTCTTCTATACAAGAAAGAATGCTTGACAAAATGTCTAATGCATCTAGGCTTGTGGATAAATTAGTAGAAAAAGGGTTGGCAGAAAGATCAATTTGCATGTATGATAGAAGGCAAGTTGATGTTGTTATCACTACTTCAGGTCAAAAGCTATTAAAAGAGATAGAACCTGAGTTATTTAACTTCCACAATGAGGCTATGGTCTTAACTGAGGAAGATGCAGCAGCAGTTAATAAAGCGTTGGATAAAATAAGAGGATAATTTTTTATATATTGGGTAGTTGTAATTAAGTTGAAATTATAATGAACCTAATATCCAATATAGGAAGATTCTTATTTGCTATTCCAATGATAATATTTGGGGTATTTCATTTTGTAAACACTAAAACTTTACAAAATGTTGTACCTTCTTTTATTCCTGGCCATACTTTTTGGGTTTACTTAACAGGGGCAGCTTTGGTTGCAGCGGGAATCAGTATCCTAATCAAAAGGCGAATACATTTAGTTTCTAATTTACTCGCCATTATGTTATTAATTTTTGCAGTATTTGTACATCTTCCGATGGCAATGGAGGGTAATCAACTGTCAGCTAGCTCATTATTAAAAGATATTGCTTTGGCTGGCGCTAGTTTTGTGATTGGTCAGTATTTTAAAAATGAATAAACCTAATGAAGTTTCTTAAAAGGTTTCTTATTGCTTTAATTCTAATTATTGCAACTATTTTTATAATTTACAAATTAGGTCCTAAAATTCCTGAGCCTATCTTTTCTCATACATTACCTGAAATTCCAGCTGATATTATTACGTTAGATAATTGGGTTAAACAACATGAAAGTAAATATCCAACTCTTAAAGCTGGTAATGAAGCTAAAATAGTTTGGAATGATGGCATTTCAATATCAACTGAATATGCCATTGTTTATTTACCTGGCTTTGGGGCAAGTCATCAAGAAGGATTCCCTGTTCATACTAACTTAGCTGATAGTTTAAACGCTAACCTTTATTTAGCCCGTTTAAAGGGACAAGGTTTAAATTCTGAAAATGCATATAAAGGCTTAACTGCTGAGTCCTACATGGAATCAGCTATGGAAGCATTGTCTGTCGGGAAATTATTAGGAGAAAAGGTGATTATTGCAGCTACTTCTACTGGTGCTGCGCAAGCTTTATGGTTAGCATCTGAATTTCCGAATGATGTTGAAGGTTTGATATTATACTCGCCCTATATAGCTTTAAGACAAGCTTTCAATGAAAGGTTGGTTTTAGGTCCTTGGGGTAAGAATATTACCAAGTTGGTGATGGGCGGGGAAATTAATCATGAGGTAAGGCCAGATTCAATAGCAGCTTTTTGGTCTGAATATTATCATGTTGATGCCTATTATTCATTATTTAGTATGATTAATAAAAGTATGATTCAGGAAACTTTTCAAAAGGTGCAATGTCCTGTATTTATGGCTTATTATTATAAAGATGAATCTAATCAGGATAATGTAGTCTCAGTAGAGGCTATGAAAGAAATGTTTGCTCAATTATCTTCAAAAATTAAGAAAGAAATTCCATTCCCAGAAAGTGGTAATCATGTGATTGCCTCTAGACTTCGTTCCAAGGATTGGATAGGTGTTCAAGACAGCAGTTGGCATTTTATTAAAAATAATATTATAAATTAATATTAAATTATAAAACGCAGATATAAAGGGTTTTATGTCTTTTATTCTATAGTCTGATATAGAGTTTTATTTATAATTAACTTTCATTTTTCTCATAATTTATTTCTTTAGCATAATTCTTGTTTATTTGCATTTTGAAAAAAACAAACAGTATTACAATTTGCATTTGAATTCATAAGACCTGAATGAAAAAAATAGATAAACTCATCTTAAGATCTTTTATAGGGCCCTTCCTGATAACTTTTTTTGTGGTAGTATTTATTTTACTAACACAATACATGTTAAAATATTTTGATGATTTTGTGGGGAAAGATTTAGGCTTCAGTGTTTTTGCTGAATTAATAGCTTATTTCAGTATAAATATGACTCCCATAGCTTTCCCTTTAGCAGTTTTGCTTTCCTCATTGATGACTTTTGGAAACTTAGGGGAGCATTTTGAATTAACTGCTATTAAAAGTGCAGGAATTTCATTGGTTAGAGTATTAAGGCCGCTCTTTGTTTTTGTTGTTTGCTTAAGTGCGCTTGTATATTATTCAAATAATTTTATCGTACCCAAAGCGAATTTAGAGGCATACAGTCTTTTATATGATATAAAACAAAAGAAACCTTCTATTGATATTAAAGAGGGTGCGTTTTATGGAGGTATTCCTGGATATAGTATTAAAGCCAATAAAAAATACGATGATGATAAATCTTTAGGAGATTTAATCATTTATAATCATTCAAAAAAGAAAGGGAATACTGAAATCATTTTAGCTGATTCAGCATTAATGTATACCATTTTAGGTGATAAATACCTTGTTATGGAACTGTTTGATGGAAGGTCATACACAGAACAAGATCCGAGTAAACCCGATAAACCATCCAATTATGTAAGAAATATATTTCAGCATAATAAAGTGGTTTTTAGCTTAGCTTCTTTTGAAATGGAAAGGACTGATAAAGAACTCTTTTCTTCAAATAGATTGATGAAGAATGAAGCTCAACTAAGGAATGATGTTGATTCAATGCAAAATGACATCATAAAATCAAAAAGAGTAATTTATAGATATACGCCTCGCTTTTTTAATCTGCACATGAAGGAAATTGATGAGATCAAACCCGAATCAGTAGCAGAATGGGAGGAAATGAAAGAAGATACTGTAAAAGTAGATTCCGACTCAGTTAAAATAGATAATATTGAACCAATAGAAAATCAAAATAGACCCAAACAAAAGTATTTAAATAAGGCGATCGTAAATAATAACAATACAGAAGAAGAAAAGGAAGTACCTAAAAGCGTCATTACTAAATATGACTCTACTTTAATTGCAAAAGCCGACAGTGCTTTTTTTAGTAGGAATAGGGGTTTTAACAGCATAATTGACAAACCTCGATTTGCAAAAAATAGATTGAAAGGCGAAAATACCAGGATAGAAAGAAGAGAATTTGAAAGCAATGTATATTCTATTGAAGCAAATAAGAAGTTATCTGATGCAGTGGCTTGTATTGTTATGTTTTTAATTGGAGCACCTTTAGGCGCTATTATTAAAAAGGGAGGTTTAGGATTTCCAGTTATAATTTCAATTATTTTCTTTATTGTTTCCTATGTGATCAATACCTCTGGGATAAAATTAGGCAGGGCAGGAGATGTAAACGTATTTGCAGCGGTTTGGGCCTCTAATGTAATACTTCTGCCGTTTGGTTTGTTCTTCCTCAGACAAGCTAGAAATGATTCAAGATTATTTGAAGTGGATTATTATGCGGTAAAAATCGCAAAAATTTTCAAGTTTTTCAAAAGGAAAAAATAAATAGTCTTTTTGTTCCATCAAAAATACATGTATATTTGCGGCTGTTTTAAAATAATATAATAACGCTAACTATGTATTTAGACACAGAAAAGAAAAAAGAGCTGTTCAAAAATCATGGTCGGTCAAAAGCAGATAATGACACAGGTTCGGCAGAATCTCAAATTGCGCTTTTCACCTTCCGAATCAATCATTTGACGCAGCACTTAAAAGTTAACAAAAAAGATCACTCATCAAGAACTGGTCTTTTGAAACTTGTAGGTAAAAGAAGAAGATTGTTAGATTATCTTTACAAGAAAGATATTGAAAGATACAGAGCAATCATTGCTGAATTAGGATTAAGAAAATAAATCACTTTTCACAATAAAAAGGGAATCTATTAGGTTCCCTTTTTCCATTATTATCACCCCATTAAATACCACATCTTATTTAGGACGTGTATAGCAAATGCGGACAATTAACAACAAGACGAGAAAACAGTAAAAAAATTATTTATGGCTATACCAAATGCAATAAAAAAAACATTCAATCTACCTGATGGTAGAGAAATTAGTATCGAAACAGGGAAGTTAGCTAAACAAGCTGACGGATCAGTTGAAGTTAGAATGGGAGATACCATTTTATTAGCAACCGTTGTTTCAAATAAAGAGGCTAGAGAGGGAGTAGATTTCCTTCCAATGTCTGTAGATTACCAAGAAAAATTTGCTTCATCTGGAAAAATACCAGGTGGATTCCTTAAAAGAGAAGGAAAATTATCTGACTATGAAGTTTTAACATCAAGATTAGTAGATAGAGCATTAAGACCTTTATTCCCTTCTGATTACCATGCAGAAACACAGGTTTTCATACAATTATTCTCTTTAGGAGAAAATGACTTACCTGATGCATTAGCGGCATTAGCAGCTTCAGCTGCACTTACTGCTTCCGATATACCATTTGCAGGCCCGATCTCTGAAGTAAGAGTGGCTCGTGTTGATGGTAAAATGATTGTTAATCCTGATGCTAAGCAATTAGAAGAATCTGACATCGATATGATTATCGCAGCCACCATGGATAATATCATGATGGTAGAAGGAGAGATGGAAGAAATTTCAGAAGAAGAAATGGTGGAAGCCATCAATTTCGCACATGATGCCATCAAAATCCAATGTCAGGCACAATTAGATTTAGCAAAAGATGCTGGTAAAACTGAAAAACGTGAATACAACCACGAAGAAGAGCCAGATGCTGAATTAGAAAAAGAAATTTTTGACAAATACTATCAACAGTTTTACGATATAGCGGCTAAAGGCTTGGCAGATAAGCATGAAAGAGCGAGACTATTCTCTGAAATTAAAGATGGATATTTTGAATCTTTACCAGAAGAGACAGAAATAAGCTTAACATTAGCAAAAAGCTATTTAAATGCTACACAGAAAAAAGCGATTAGAAATGCTACTTTAGAAACGCGTAGTCGCTTGGATGGTAGAAAATTAGACGAGATCAGACCAATTTGGAGTGAGGTAGATTACTTACCATCGGCTCACGGTTCCGCGGTATTTACCAGAGGTGAAACTCAATCATTAACTACTGTTACATTAGGTACTAAACTTGATGAGCAGATGATTGATGGAGCTGTACATTCTGGCTACAATAAATTCATCTTGCATTATAACTTCCCGGCATTCTCAACTGGAGAAGCAAGACCAAATAGAGGTCCTGGTAGAAGAGAAGTAGGGCACGGTAATTTAGCAATGCGTGCTTTAAAGCAAGTAATTCCTTCACCAGAAGATTTACCTTATACTATTAGAGTCGTTTCAGATATCTTAGAATCAAATGGTTCTTCATCTATGGCTACTGTTTGTGCTGGTTCATTAGGATTAATGGACGCAGGTATCCCTATTAAATCCGCAGTTTCAGGTATTGCTATGGGATTAATCTCTGATGCTGAAACAGGGAAATATGCTATCCTTTCAGACATCCTAGGTGATGAAGATCATATCGGAGATATGGACTTTAAAGTAACGGGTACTGAAAAAGGGATCACAGCTTGCCAGATGGACATTAAAGTAGATGGTTTGTCATCAGAGTTAATGATGGAAGCCTTAAACCAAGCAAAAGCAGGTCGTGATCATATCAGAAATGAGATGGCTAAAACAATTGCTGCTCCAAGAGAAGATTATAAACCAAATGCTCCTAGAGTGGTTAACATTGAGATCGATAGAGAAATGATTGGTGCTGTAATTGGTCCTGGTGGAAAAGTTGTTCAAGAAATCCAGAAAACTACAGGAGCAACTGTTGTGATTGAAGAAACTGAAAAAGGTGGTAAAATCAATGTATTTGCTGTTAATAAGGAATCTTTAGATGCTGCAGTTAAATGGATAAAAGGCATTGTTGCTAAACCTGAAGTAGGTGAGGTATACGATGGTGTTGTGAAAGCAATTCAACCATACGGTGCTTTTGTTGAGATTATGCCTGGTAAAGATGGTCTTTTACATATTTCAGAGATCAAACATGAGAAAATTGAAAATATGGAAGGAGTTTTAGAAATCGGAGAAGAAGTAAAAGTGAAGTTGATCGATATCGACAAAAAGACTGGAAAATTAAGATTATCGAGAAAGGTATTATTACCTAAACCAGAAAAAGAAGAGAAATAATTTCTTTTTTATCTAATAATTTACATTTTTGGTATAGGGAAGGAACTGTTTAGTGAATTCCCTATGTTAAGAGTTCGTTTAAGTTTAAATCAAAAAATAATTAATGAGACAGCTCAAGATTAGCAAGCAAATCACCAATCGGGAGAGTCAATCCCTCGATAAATACTTACAAGAAATAGGGAAAGTAGATTTGTTAACTCCGGACGAGGAAGTAGATTTAGCCGTTAGGATTAAACAAGGTGATCAACTTGCACTTGAAAAATTGACTAAAGCCAATTTGCGTTTCGTAGTGTCTGTGGCCAAACAATATCAGAATCAAGGTTTATCCTTAGGAGACTTGATTAATGAAGGAAACTTAGGTTTGATCAAGGCAGCTCAAAGGTTTGACGAAACCAGAGGTTTTAAATTCATTTCTTATGCAGTATGGTGGATCAGACAGTCCATATTGCAAGCATTGGCGGAGCAATCTCGTATTGTTCGTCTTCCATTGAATAGAGTAGGATCTTTAAATAAGATTTCAAAAACCTTCTCTACCTTGGAGCAAAAGTTTGAAAGAGAGCCATCTCCGGATGAGCTTGCTGAAGTTTTAGAGGTTACTTCAAATGAAGTAGTTGATACTATGAAAATCTCTGGTCGTCACGTATCTATGGATGCACCTTTTGTACAAGGTGAGGAAAATAGTCTTCTAGACGTATTAGAAAATGACGGTGAAGAATCTCCTGATGATGAATTAATGAATGATTCATTGAGAAGAGAGGTACAGAGAGCTTTATCTACTTTAACTCAAAGAGAGGCTGACGTTATCACTTTGTACTTTGGATTGAATGGTGAGCATTCGATGACTCTTGAAGAGATTGGAGAGAAATTTAGTTTAACTAGAGAAAGAGTTCGTCAGATTAAAGAAAAAGCAATTAGACGACTTAGACATACATCAAGAAGTAAAGCATTAAAACCTTATTTGGGTTAGTTTTTACGTAACATATGATACATAAAGAGGTCTTCTAGAAGACCTTTTTTTATTTTATTTATTAAATTTACATCTGTTTTTGCAGAGAACCGTAACATAACTCAGAAACTATTAAACGATATGACAGAGGAAAAAGTAAAAGTATTAATAATAGGATCAGGACCTGCAGGATATACTGCTGCTATTTATGCTGCAAGAGCAGGTCTGAAACCAGTACTTTATCAAGGTGGACAGCCAGGTGGACAATTAACCATAACCAATGATGTTGAAAATTACCCTGGTTATCCTGATGGAATTAACGGACCTCAAATGATGGTTGATTTCCAAAAACAGGCAGAAAGATTTGGAACTGATGTCAGATTTGGTTTAGCTACAAAAGTTGATTTCAGTGGTTATCCTCATAAAGTTATTATTGATGATAAGCATGAAATTACAGCTAATGCTGTGATTATTTCTACAGGAGCTTCTGCCAAATGGTTAGGATTAGAATCTGAGCAAAGATTAAATGGTATGGGCGTTTCTGCCTGTGCTGTTTGCGATGGATTCTTTTACAAAGGACAAGATGTTGTGGTTGTTGGTGCTGGTGATACAGCAGCAGAAGAAGCTACTTATCTATCTAACATTTGTAATAAGGTTACAATGTTGGTAAGAAGAGATGAAATGAGAGCTTCTAAAATCATGCAAAGAAGAGTTGAAAAAGCTAAAAATATAGAGGTACTGTGGAATACTGAAACGGAAGAAGTTTTAGGTAAAGATGCGGTAGAGGGTGTTAGAGTCGTCAATAATGTAACGGGTGAAAAATCAGAAATTAAAGCTACTGGTTTCTTTGTTGCTATTGGTCATAAACCAAATACCGAAATTTTTAAAGATTATTTAGATTTAAATGAGGCGGGTTACATCCTTACTAAAGCAGGAAGTACAAAAACAAAAGTTGAAGGTGTTTTTGCTTCTGGTGATGCTCAGGATTTTACCTATCGTCAAGCTGTAACGGCTGCAGGTACTGGTTGTATGGCTGCATTAGATGCAGAGCGTTTCTTAGCTGAAAAGGAAGATGAACTGGAACAGCAAGAAGTAGCTGAGAAGGCTTAATCTTATTTAAGAATGTCTTAGATTTTAGGGAATCCTTTAAATTTTATAAGGATACTAAATTTTAAGACATTCTTTTTTTATTCAAAAATCAATGTTCAAACATCTTATGTAGTAGTATGTTTGTATAAGATGATATTACTTTTTAATTTATGAAATTAGATATACTAGCCTTTGCGGCTCATCCGGATGATGTAGAATTAGCTTGTTCAGGTACGCTTGCAAAACATGCTGAAATGGGAGAGAATGTCGGTATCATTGATCTGACAAGAGGTGAAATGGGTACTAGAGGAACTCCTGAAAAAAGAATGGAAGAAGCAGCAAAAAGTGCAGAAATATTAGGGCTTAAGGTAAGAGAGAACCTAGGTTTTAAAGATGCATTTTTTAAAAATGATTTGGAGCATCAAACTGAGATTGTAAAAAAGATTAGACAGTATCAGCCTAAAATAGTTTTGGCTAATGCTATTTCAGATCGCCATCCTGATCATGGTAGGGCATCAGAATTGTTATCTGAATCAGTGTTTTTAGCAGGCCTAAAGCAATTTGAAACTAAGGATGATAAAGGGAGTATTCAAGAAGCATACAGACCTTCACAGGTATACCATTATATTCAAAGCATTCCTATTAAACCAGATTTTGTGGTTGATGTAAGCGAGCAGTGGGATAAGAAAATGAATTCTATTAAAGCCTTCGACTCACAATTCTATAAACCTGGATCTGAAGAACCAGAAACTTATATATCCAGCCCTAGATTTATGAAAATGGTTGAAGCCAGAGCTATGGAATTTGGTCAAATCATTGGAGTGGATTACGCAGAAGGATATACCATTGAAAGATATCTTGGAGTAAAAGACTTAAATGGTCTAATTTAATTACCAGAATCAATATCCAACTGTCTGTAAATTTTTAAAAGCTCTAAGGCAGTTGGATTTTGATTTATTTCATATCCTAATTCAACTAATAAGGCTGTTGCTTGCGCGGTCAATAATTTTTCATGAAACTGATTATCTCGTAAATAGTGAACAAGTTTTAGCATTTTAAATCCATTAAACCATTCGAAAAACCTTTGCTTAAAATGGGTTTGATTCTTAGATTGAGATTGAATTTTATTTAATTCTGTTTCCAATCCATTTTCAATTAAGAATGATTTTATTGTTGAATAGAAATCGCTGATATTACTTTTGATATTGATTTCGTTCATAAATGCTTTTATGATCTTAAAACATTCAAAATCATAAGTTAAATTTAAGTCTTTGGTATTATTTTGATGCTCTTGCATGGCCCTTCCTGTACCAAAAGGGACTCGATCAGAAATTCTAGCTGAGGGAATCACCTTTGTAGAAGTGATGGTGTGAAAATTACCTAAAGGAATGATTTTATGTAGAAAATAAAAGTCTTCTCCAGCTTTTCTTTGATTCATTCCGCCTTGTTTTTGATAAACGGATGACCTTGCAGCCATGCTCGAACCAATCGTATGATACGCAAAAGGATAATCGGTGTATTTTAATGCTTGTATGTAATAACGTAGATGAAGTTCGTATAGAATTATAGGTTCATTTAAATTTCCATCTTCATTAGTTTCTGGATGTTCATAATGGATAGAGGCAGCATTACAATCTGGATATTTTAAAAAGTGATTTTCTATTTCACATAAGTAATTCTTCTCACATAAACTGTCTGCATCAAAACATAGAATAACACCATCTTGATTTATGGAATTAAATCTATAGGCAGCTTCGTCCATTCCAATTTTACGAGCTAATCCAACCCCAGCTTTTTTTTTAGGGAGATCAAATGCTTCAATTATCTGGATTTCTAAATCTGATGTGTTTTGAATTATAAATTTGTTGATTTGGTCTACCGTTTTCCTACTATTTTCTTTGATCGTTTCACTTGCGTTTTCAGCATGGTTTATTACCAAAATCACTTCAACGCCTTTTTTTGTTGGATTACACTGAGCTAAAGATTCTAAAGTTGGTCTTATGTCAGGTTCATTGAATACCGGAATTACAACCCTAATGAAAGTGCCTGGCCTACTTTCTGACTTGATAAATCTTTTTGGGTAGGCATACCTATCGAAATATAAATCA is drawn from Marivirga arenosa and contains these coding sequences:
- the bshB1 gene encoding bacillithiol biosynthesis deacetylase BshB1 — its product is MKLDILAFAAHPDDVELACSGTLAKHAEMGENVGIIDLTRGEMGTRGTPEKRMEEAAKSAEILGLKVRENLGFKDAFFKNDLEHQTEIVKKIRQYQPKIVLANAISDRHPDHGRASELLSESVFLAGLKQFETKDDKGSIQEAYRPSQVYHYIQSIPIKPDFVVDVSEQWDKKMNSIKAFDSQFYKPGSEEPETYISSPRFMKMVEARAMEFGQIIGVDYAEGYTIERYLGVKDLNGLI
- a CDS encoding sigma-70 family RNA polymerase sigma factor, whose amino-acid sequence is MRQLKISKQITNRESQSLDKYLQEIGKVDLLTPDEEVDLAVRIKQGDQLALEKLTKANLRFVVSVAKQYQNQGLSLGDLINEGNLGLIKAAQRFDETRGFKFISYAVWWIRQSILQALAEQSRIVRLPLNRVGSLNKISKTFSTLEQKFEREPSPDELAEVLEVTSNEVVDTMKISGRHVSMDAPFVQGEENSLLDVLENDGEESPDDELMNDSLRREVQRALSTLTQREADVITLYFGLNGEHSMTLEEIGEKFSLTRERVRQIKEKAIRRLRHTSRSKALKPYLG
- a CDS encoding glycosyltransferase, whose product is MSDLYFDRYAYPKRFIKSESRPGTFIRVVIPVFNEPDIRPTLESLAQCNPTKKGVEVILVINHAENASETIKENSRKTVDQINKFIIQNTSDLEIQIIEAFDLPKKKAGVGLARKIGMDEAAYRFNSINQDGVILCFDADSLCEKNYLCEIENHFLKYPDCNAASIHYEHPETNEDGNLNEPIILYELHLRYYIQALKYTDYPFAYHTIGSSMAARSSVYQKQGGMNQRKAGEDFYFLHKIIPLGNFHTITSTKVIPSARISDRVPFGTGRAMQEHQNNTKDLNLTYDFECFKIIKAFMNEINIKSNISDFYSTIKSFLIENGLETELNKIQSQSKNQTHFKQRFFEWFNGFKMLKLVHYLRDNQFHEKLLTAQATALLVELGYEINQNPTALELLKIYRQLDIDSGN
- the trxB gene encoding thioredoxin-disulfide reductase; protein product: MTEEKVKVLIIGSGPAGYTAAIYAARAGLKPVLYQGGQPGGQLTITNDVENYPGYPDGINGPQMMVDFQKQAERFGTDVRFGLATKVDFSGYPHKVIIDDKHEITANAVIISTGASAKWLGLESEQRLNGMGVSACAVCDGFFYKGQDVVVVGAGDTAAEEATYLSNICNKVTMLVRRDEMRASKIMQRRVEKAKNIEVLWNTETEEVLGKDAVEGVRVVNNVTGEKSEIKATGFFVAIGHKPNTEIFKDYLDLNEAGYILTKAGSTKTKVEGVFASGDAQDFTYRQAVTAAGTGCMAALDAERFLAEKEDELEQQEVAEKA